In Hymenobacter aquaticus, a single window of DNA contains:
- a CDS encoding isoprenyl transferase, protein MAARSELDTQNIPAHVAVIMDGNGRWAKQKGGLRIFGHQSAITAVRDTVEGAAELGVQYLTLYAFSTENWGRPKHEVMALMQLLVHTIRQETPTLLKNSIRLEAIGQIEQLPESCQRELREAMELTKDGNRMTLVLALSYSGRWDLTQAARRLAADVAAGKLRAEELTESTLAGYLTTAGMPDPELLIRTSGEQRISNFLLWQLAYTELYITEILWPDYRREHFYDAIQAYQRRERRFGKTSEQLTVS, encoded by the coding sequence ATGGCCGCCCGGTCCGAACTAGACACTCAGAATATACCTGCCCACGTTGCCGTCATTATGGATGGCAATGGCCGTTGGGCAAAACAGAAAGGCGGCCTGCGCATCTTCGGGCACCAAAGCGCCATTACGGCGGTTCGGGATACGGTGGAAGGCGCCGCCGAGCTGGGCGTGCAGTATCTGACGCTCTACGCCTTTTCGACGGAAAACTGGGGCCGCCCCAAGCACGAGGTAATGGCCCTGATGCAGCTGCTGGTGCACACCATCCGGCAGGAAACGCCTACGCTGCTCAAGAACAGTATCCGCCTGGAGGCCATTGGCCAGATTGAGCAGCTGCCCGAATCGTGCCAGCGGGAGCTGCGTGAAGCTATGGAGCTGACCAAAGACGGCAACCGCATGACGCTGGTGCTGGCCCTGAGCTACAGCGGCCGGTGGGACCTGACGCAGGCGGCCCGGCGCCTGGCGGCTGACGTGGCCGCCGGTAAGCTGCGGGCCGAAGAACTAACCGAAAGTACCCTGGCCGGCTACCTGACCACCGCCGGCATGCCCGACCCCGAGCTCCTGATCAGGACCAGTGGCGAGCAGCGCATCAGCAACTTTCTGCTGTGGCAGTTGGCCTACACCGAGCTGTATATTACGGAAATACTGTGGCCAGACTACCGGCGCGAGCATTTCTACGATGCCATCCAAGCCTACCAGCGCCGTGAGCGGCGCTTTGGCAAAACCAGTGAGCAGCTAACCGTTTCGTAA
- the porG gene encoding type IX secretion system protein PorG, translating into MTHSNPFKTLLVCLVQAGSVFFAFSAAAQNTSELGIGVGGMVYKGEIAPAYRFANNRPAATIFYRKDMSAPITLRGSFLWGLVRADDANVPGVNGNTAPLHAHRQANVKGNILEAAGAVEYNFFDYRNRKEKVHFTPYVFVGVAGFLARTRTISTAGGLAAAEQSGSTLGIAIPAGIGMKLALSPRWNLGLEVGARKAFTDELDQLGTETPLLVNTHDQDWYFYNGLSISYTFYKISCPDSYKANPKLLR; encoded by the coding sequence ATGACGCATTCGAATCCCTTCAAAACACTCCTTGTTTGCCTGGTGCAAGCAGGGAGTGTTTTTTTTGCTTTCTCCGCTGCCGCCCAGAATACCAGTGAGCTGGGCATTGGCGTGGGAGGAATGGTATACAAAGGAGAAATAGCGCCAGCGTATCGGTTTGCCAACAACCGCCCTGCCGCCACGATTTTTTACCGCAAAGATATGTCGGCTCCCATTACGCTGCGCGGCAGCTTCCTGTGGGGACTCGTGCGGGCCGACGATGCGAATGTGCCGGGCGTGAACGGCAATACGGCCCCGCTGCACGCTCACCGGCAGGCCAACGTGAAAGGCAATATCCTGGAAGCCGCCGGCGCCGTCGAGTATAACTTCTTTGACTACCGCAACCGCAAGGAGAAAGTACACTTCACGCCCTACGTGTTTGTGGGCGTAGCCGGGTTTCTGGCCCGTACCCGTACCATCAGCACCGCCGGGGGCCTCGCCGCAGCGGAGCAGAGCGGCAGCACCTTGGGCATTGCCATTCCGGCCGGTATTGGCATGAAGCTGGCGTTGTCGCCGCGCTGGAACCTGGGCCTGGAGGTAGGAGCCCGCAAAGCCTTCACCGACGAGCTGGACCAACTGGGCACCGAAACCCCGTTGCTGGTGAATACCCACGACCAGGACTGGTATTTCTACAACGGCCTGAGCATTTCCTATACTTTTTATAAAATCAGTTGTCCCGACTCCTATAAGGCCAATCCTAAGCTGCTGCGCTAG
- a CDS encoding DUF6089 family protein, whose product MKQFFTHILALLLVVSLVASEANAQQFSKRKQYNSVGVSLNAMNYFGDIVPKASIPSLRFAATRPNIGVNITHRFAPRISARVALAYGQITGDDEKAADKTDPDARFRYHRNMNFRNNIFEVSAVGIFDLIANRNNYIKRPDFVPYVFAGVAVFHHNPRGEVRGGDIAGTGVTQGAIVNLQPLRTEGVDYALTNISIPFGGGVRYKLNKSFDIGLEIGWRKTFTDYLDDVSGVYIDQAKLGSAEARYFGRGITRTDDGTFINFNVPGEMRGKGNEKDWYIVTGLNVNYILAPRVKSPKFR is encoded by the coding sequence ATGAAGCAATTCTTCACCCACATTTTGGCTCTGCTGCTAGTGGTTTCACTAGTTGCCTCAGAGGCAAATGCGCAACAGTTCAGTAAGCGGAAGCAGTACAACTCCGTGGGCGTGAGCCTGAATGCCATGAACTACTTTGGCGACATCGTGCCGAAAGCCAGCATTCCGAGCCTGCGCTTCGCCGCCACGCGTCCCAACATCGGCGTCAATATCACGCACCGCTTCGCTCCCCGTATCTCGGCTCGCGTGGCCCTGGCATATGGCCAGATCACCGGTGACGACGAGAAAGCCGCTGACAAGACGGATCCGGATGCTCGTTTCCGCTATCACCGGAACATGAATTTTCGTAACAACATCTTTGAAGTGTCGGCAGTGGGTATTTTCGACCTGATTGCGAACCGCAACAACTACATCAAACGGCCCGACTTTGTGCCCTATGTGTTTGCTGGGGTGGCTGTTTTTCATCACAATCCACGCGGCGAGGTGCGCGGTGGCGATATTGCCGGTACAGGTGTAACGCAGGGCGCAATCGTGAACCTGCAGCCCCTGCGCACGGAAGGCGTTGACTACGCCCTGACCAACATTTCTATCCCTTTCGGTGGTGGTGTTCGTTACAAACTCAACAAAAGCTTTGATATTGGCCTGGAAATCGGCTGGCGCAAGACGTTCACCGACTACCTGGACGACGTGAGCGGTGTATACATCGACCAAGCCAAACTGGGCAGCGCCGAAGCCCGCTACTTCGGTCGTGGCATCACCCGCACTGATGACGGCACGTTCATCAACTTCAACGTTCCCGGCGAAATGCGCGGCAAGGGCAATGAGAAGGACTGGTACATCGTTACGGGTCTCAATGTAAACTACATTCTCGCTCCCCGCGTTAAAAGCCCCAAATTCCGATAG
- a CDS encoding NAD kinase codes for MKIAILGKPFDEETVPFLQALLDDLVARQTEVIIVESFRTYLDNRLTLPDGIGTFRRGDSLRGVQFVFSIGGDGTLLDTVTYVGALQIPILGINTGRLGFLATVTVEKISQAIDALFKGHFVLEERSLIRVDTDPEVFEGINFGLNEFSILKRDTSSMIVVHTYIDGEYLNSYWADGLIVATPTGSTGYSLSCGGPVMLPQTNNFIIAPVCPHNLNVRPLIVSDRSVISFEIEGRSNNFLLSLDSRSVTVDAGIQIAVRRENFAVRLVKLNHVNFLTTLRSKLNWGLDKRNPVGISL; via the coding sequence ATGAAAATCGCAATTCTCGGCAAACCCTTCGATGAAGAAACGGTCCCGTTTCTGCAGGCCCTCCTCGACGACCTCGTGGCGCGCCAAACCGAGGTTATCATTGTCGAGTCGTTTCGGACCTACCTCGACAACCGCCTGACCTTGCCCGACGGTATCGGCACCTTCCGGCGCGGCGACTCGCTGCGCGGCGTGCAGTTTGTCTTCAGCATCGGCGGCGACGGCACGCTGCTCGACACGGTCACCTACGTCGGGGCCCTGCAGATTCCCATTCTGGGCATCAACACCGGCCGCCTGGGCTTTCTGGCCACGGTCACCGTCGAGAAAATCTCTCAGGCCATTGATGCCCTGTTTAAAGGCCATTTTGTGCTCGAAGAGCGCAGCCTGATTCGCGTCGATACTGATCCGGAGGTATTTGAGGGCATCAACTTCGGGCTCAACGAATTTTCTATTCTCAAGCGCGACACGTCCTCCATGATTGTCGTGCACACGTATATCGACGGCGAGTACCTCAATTCGTACTGGGCCGACGGGCTGATTGTGGCTACGCCCACGGGTTCCACGGGCTATTCGCTCAGCTGCGGCGGACCAGTAATGTTGCCACAAACCAACAATTTTATCATTGCTCCCGTATGTCCGCACAATCTGAATGTTCGCCCGCTCATCGTCTCCGACCGGAGCGTGATATCCTTCGAGATTGAAGGCCGCAGTAACAACTTCCTGTTGTCGCTCGATTCGCGCTCCGTCACCGTCGACGCGGGTATTCAGATTGCCGTCCGCCGCGAGAATTTTGCGGTGCGTCTCGTCAAGCTCAACCACGTTAACTTTCTGACTACGTTACGCAGTAAGTTGAATTGGGGGCTCGACAAGCGTAATCCGGTGGGTATCTCGCTCTAA